In Chrysemys picta bellii isolate R12L10 chromosome 22, ASM1138683v2, whole genome shotgun sequence, the genomic stretch CCTGCTGCGTAGCGCAGGGTGGAGATGCGCGGACAGCAGCCACGTAACCAGCTGTCTCCATTAGCTGGGAGCAGGCACAAGCCACCTCAGCCTGGAGCAGATAAGTTGAGATAGATCTTGCTGCTACTTCCCACCACAGCCATCCCAGGGGCTCTGTATGTGCAAGCTGCAAGGGACAGACTTCCCTGCAGTCCTCGTGCTGGGGTCCCTGAAGAGATcacagggcagggggtagctgattaaatccactgaagttcccccccattccctccctcttctcccctgccctctgCCACCCTCACCTTGTCTTCTTGAGTCACTGCTCCCCTTCTAATTaaatccacccccacctccccttgGTCGCTCTGCTTGGGGGTTACAccctttctcccaccccccaccggATCCTGTTGATGTAGAATGCAAGCAGTGACTAGCCCCAGGAGCCAGCGCGTGTCGGGGCCTATGTCCCACCCTACAAAACATTAATAAGGATAAAGTCAGGTGCAGGGAGCTCATTACaaatttttttcttcccttaaaAATTTTCAATTCAGCAAACAAAACATTTGCATGGAGCTGGGTTCCCAGCTGAACCCTGACTCAGGCCAGAGCACAAGAGCTGCTACCCACATCCTGCAGCAGCAAGCAATGACCAGAAAAGGGCGGAGATGGGAAACAATCAAGGCAGGCATGAAGTAAAAATGAGAACAAGACAGCAGAGATGTGAAAGCCGGGCTCAGCAGCTGCACTTGGAGCCGAGTGGCAGGAAGGGAACTGGGTCTGATTGCAGCTGTGCTGGGCTTCTGTTACCAATATAGACCTCGCTGGACATGATCTATGACTTACCCCAGGCCTTCATGTAAAAGCAAGAGGGGATGCAGATCAGTGtagcaaaggggggagggggtgtctggatGCTAAAAGCTGCTGGGAGGTTGTAGGGGGCAGTATTGGAGTGACGGGGCCAGTGAATCACCAGGACTGTTAGCTCAGTGAAGTCTCCCTGGGGACAGAAAGTTGAAGGGTCTAACATGTAGCTGGATGGACGCACCTGCCAGTGTCCATGGACTTAGCCATGGCCAAGAGAAACCTGATTCAATCCAGTCTGCCTGGCTCCCAGACCACCCTCTGGCCAGTGGCCCCTGGGTGCGGTGCAGCTCCAAGGGAGGTGCAAAAGTGTTCAGAAAATGACACATTTTTACAGCAAGTATAGAAAGGGGACAAGGCTCGATATAAATCTCTCTTTACTTTGGAAAGGCAATGTCCAGCTCTCGAGGGCTTGGAAGCCCCACAAATACAGCAAGCCAGACAGCATCTACAGTAGAAACATGGTAGCAACTTTATAAACCCCAAATCAAGAGAGGGTGGGGAGTCTCTATACAAACAGACctgcaaatccccccccccccccgccgagagaAAACAGCTTATCCATGGAGGCCAGCAGGACCCCGGCTTGCTTAGCAGCTCTGCCGCCCGCTCGACTCTCTCAGCTGGCTAGCGGCTCGGTCCCGAGGCATTAACCATCCCGTTCCCAGCAGCACACACCGTCCAGGGCTTGAGACCCAAAGCTGCCAGCATTCTACCACATTGGCTCAACTACATTTAATGCCATATTAAAAATGCAGCTGGAGAGAGGGTGCAAACGGCTGAACGTCTAGTTCCACACCAAACACAAGGGCGGCCTCGTGTCGGATATCACGAAACCACAGCCGCCCTCCAAGCTTGGTCAACAGGAGGGGGGAGGCAGATCGGCttcctgggaagcagtgtccGGAGGCTGCCGGGCTGCAGGAAAAGCAGGTCTGTTTGCCGCGCTGCAGCTGGCACCTACTGCAAGACTCAGCAAAATAGAAATCAAGGAAAATGtttgactccccccaccccaaaagaaaCTTCTAGAACAAAAGTTCATGCCCAGGAgggagaaactaaaaaaaaaaaaggaatgaccAGGCTCAGCGACCTTACAGTGGACCAAGATTCCTGCTCCTAGCtagttaaaaaaggaaataaaaaccaaAGCATGAATTAAAAAGGCAACTTACAAATCTCATTACCAAACTAAAGTGTAAAACGTCAGCATCtgaagggttttaaaaaaaacaaaacagaacaggaATTTGGAGAGGCAGGCGGGGCCTGAGACCTGGAGCTCAGCCTAAGCCTCTAGGGAGCGCTGCATCCCAGATGCAGCTCTGAAGGCTttgagcagggtggggccaggaaccAGGCAGATCTGGAGTCCCACGGCGTAACAAGAACGCTGTACGTGTATCCGAATCGCTGCCCCCTAGATCACCACCTCTGCGCTACCAGAACATCCAGGCTCACATTACGGTGAGCAGAGGGCACCTGCTGGAGTCAGTTACATTCCTCTCTCTGAAGCAGCAGTTTAAGGCAGGGAACATGCATCTCCCTCGGACTTACTGTCCTCTCAGGATTGTTTGTAGGTTCCCAGTTACTGCAATCAGAATACAGCACGACTCCAGCAGGTTCCGCCCCACAGAGAGGcaccgagcagcagcagcaacaggggcCACGGGGGTAAGCTTTGTCCTCCCCCCGCACAGTACGTTTTCAGAGTGCTTGCCTCCGCTCCGGCTGCCTGCAATGCAGACAGGTGCTGGTTCTGGAacggggggtgagggagggggggggggaggagggtaatTGGAAAGGCCCATCCTCCGGCAGGAAGCCTGTGGGGCTTCCCACCCCGCTCAGAGAAGCCAAGTCTTTCTCACACACGTAAAAACCTCAAAATCAAGACTAAcgttaaaaaaaagtttgtacaAGATTTACACGCGATGGGGATGATAGTGCTTCAGCAGGGAAGGGGTTAAAATATCCTCTTCCGCTTCAGGTAGGAGTCTGCATAGTGCCCTCCCAGGCCCTGAGAATGCTGTCCGACGTAGCCGCCCTccgggctgggctctggggatggCAGCAGGTGGGAGAAGGCCCGTTTCTGGCCCCCGATCGGAGTCTGGAAAAGACAGTGGGAAGTTGAGCGTCAGGGGACTGGCAAAGcacccggggaggggggagtggtgGTGTGCAGGTCGGTAGCAAAGCTCTGCCCTCGTCCCCAGAGCTACTCACCTTGGAGTGGGAGCCGTGGGGATGGCTGTTTGGTCCCAAGCCCAGGATATTGTCCCCGGTGCCCACAGGTGGCATCCCTACTGCCTGGAAGAGAGAGGAGTCGCCACTGATGTCCCTGTTTACCAGCACTGCGTGGGGCCCACAAGCACCCTGCAGTTCCACTGTCAACACAGCCGCCTGCCATTCACGGGACCCAGCAGAGACCTATTCCCACCTCGAGGGGGCTAGCATTCTGCGCGCACATCTGACCATCTCTCCCCTCCCGCTAGGGAACggggctgcagctgcagctcctggcgTGCGACCCTAGTGGCAGATTTTATGGCACTGAATGCGACATCGAGACAGTAGGGAACGTACCCATTCTCCTCCAGGGAGCAGCTGGCTCAGTGAGTCTTACAGGAAGGGCCGGGCTTCAAATATCAGGCCATTTCTAATCACTCCTGGCTGAACCTTCACCCCAAAGGGAAGGTACCAGCCTCCAGGTCACATCTTCACGCCACCCCTCTGCCTTGAGAGCTTACAACTGGCCGGCTTGCTCATCCGCCAGGCGGCCCCATTTCATGGCAGCGCCAGAGCAAGGCGAAGGCCTGGCCTTTTCTATTAAAAGCTAAGACCCCACAGCCACTGTAAAACCCCGGCTGTGCAGAGCCACCGCAGGTTGGGATCTGGGTTGGTCTCCCCGCCAGGAATCACCAAGCCGCCTGGCTGGATCTTTGAGTCTCCGAACTAGCGGAAACCCGGGTGCGAGCGAGCACACCCGTCTGCTCCCTTAGCAGCAGAGAGCCCAGACACTCCCTTCCCGGCACACGCAGAAGCGACGTCTCACTTTGTTCAGGTGGCTTTGTTTAAGCCCAGCTTGAAGGCCACTGGTGAAGTAGGAGGTTGGGGATCCTGAGTAGAAGGGCGGCAGGGGTGGCCCCAAGCTGCTCCGCTCAAATCCAGGAGATGAAGACATCTGGAAGAGAAGCGGCTCCGGGTCACAAGCTGGATCGAGGCTCGGTCCAGCCCCCCGGAGGCAGAACTGCAGGCTGTGCCTCCGTGCTCTGCAGCGTGGAAATAGATCAATGGGTGTGTCTACAATGCGGTCCAAGACCCACCGCAGGCCTGGGTTAACTGACTTGGCTTTGGGCTACAGGACTGAAAACTAGCGTAGATGTTCGGGCTGGGGATCCGAAACCCCGCtgaggggagggtctcagagccagggccccaacccaaatgtctacaccgcaattttcACCCCgcagcctgagtcaattgacccggACTCAGACTCTGTGCCAcaggttttattgcagtgtagacgtacacaATGAGACCAAATTCTCTTTGGCGCAAAGGACACAATACCCCCTCTtgctcagggaaggggggctgctgGGCGGGATCCCGCTTGAAGCAAGCCCACAGGACTCGTGGAAAAGCAAGAACATGCCACCGTGGAGCCCGAAGGCCTGGGCTAGCCGAGTATAGAAAGGTGTGAGGCTAGGGATTGGCTAGTGTGCTCTAACACACTGGAAATCAAATGTCGACAAGGCAGCAGGTACCTCCCCCCGGCTCCAACAAACCCCGCTACAGAGATGGTATGTCCCGTCTGCACTGGACTTTCCAGCGTGTTGGCTGGAAGACACTGGCCAACATGACCTaacagccccctgctctgggcaAGGCTGACAGCTGTTCTCTGAGCAGCAAGCAGACACATGACCGACTTTCTGGCCAGCCGGGAATGGTATCTGCACTTGACAGCTTGCCCCGAGGAGATCCACAAATCAGGCCCTTGTTATCGATACCCTCATGAGCAGCCATGGACACACGGGACAGGCAACTGCCTGGTGCCACTGTGGTACTGATCAGCTGGGCAAAGGTGCTGGGAGAAGCATCCAGAAAGCTGTACAGAGCTGCAGGGCACACGCAGGGCAGAACTCCACAGAACCTGATGCATGCCACTTCTAGTgacccaggcaggctcctccCACACCCCTAAACCAGCCAACCAGGGAGCCCCAACAGCTGCAGGCCACACCCCCAGATAGAGGCCGTTAACCCCAGAAGCTGCAGGGGTGAAGAATGGGAGAACTGGGAAGGCAGAGACTGAAGGAGCACGCGAGGGGCTGGGGAGAGCTGAGTCTCTCAGAGCTGCCGGTCCAGTGCATTGTAGCCTAGGAAGAGGAGGGTTCAGAACCCAGCCGGTTGCACTCCGAACAGCCCCATGGCTCAGCTCCTAGCTGAGCACCAGCAGAAGTTACCTTGTGCCTGCTGTGTCCAAATCCGCCCAGGATGGGCCCAGCGTGGTCCCTCGACTGGGCGTACATTCGGGATCCCAAGTCCTTCCAGGAGACAGAAAAGAGCAATAGGCATTTCCAGAGGCCAGAACACAAGATCAGGTGGCTCAAGGGTGTGCCTGACCAGGCAGGGAGAAAACCGGAGAAGAGcaggcaggacgcctgggttctgttccctgctctgctgctttaATACCGGGAGGACTCTACTCGTCCCAGCTGACGTCTGGGCTAATGCTCTGTCCTGCCCCAAGGTACTTACCGGCTGATAGTCAAAAGCATAGTTGTCTCCTGCCAGCCCGGGAGAGGGCAGCGATGGGTCGGCCATGGCGGGTTGTGGGATTCTGGGATTGGAAACATTACCCAGCACTCCCGCCTTCAGATTAAATGCTTTATTGGCACCACCTGCAGAAGAGCGTTACTCATTAGCACCAGGCAGATAGCCAAGGGCCCAGCTACTCTGGCTCTGTTACAAGGGAAATTACTGCAGGCTGTCCCATTACGCAGATGCACTGTTTGGCCCAGCCCTTTGCCCCCAGGGAGAGGCAGCTCTCCTTGGAAACTCGCAGCCCTCGGGATTCCCTTCCCCCGGACGCCCCATGCCTGCTAGAGGGACAGTCCCAGACAGTACCGTCGCCCCGGGGGGCATTAGCAGTGTGCTGGAGACTGAGCCTGACCTCGCTTCAGTAACGCGCACAAGGCAAAACTGAAGTCATTTGTCCCTCTGGCCTGCCATCCACGGAGTTTAACCCCTAAGCTCGAACACCGCAGGATCTCTGCCCTACCCGAGTCCACCATGCTGCCCTGACTAATGGCTGCTCCTGCTCTTGGCTCTGACACCAACTGCCCCTGGGCAAGTGACTTCGCTTCTCAAGTGGGGACCCGCGACCCCGTGCAGGAGGTCAACAGGCGACGTctgcccccaccctcattcaAACTGAGTCTCCCAACCGGCCTTTGCCTGAACAAGCCAAGTGCTAGGTCCCAGGCTGGCCTGTGGTAGCACTGGAGATGCACGTTAGCAGACTCCTAACGTCACCGCTTGAGTGACAATCCCTCTCCCACGTGCAAACAGGCAGTGAGCTGAAGCAGCAGGAGTCTAGCCCTACCCCCCCAGGTTTGCAGGCCGAGACGTGGTCTAGTCTGCAGCCCTGCTCTGGTCCCGGCTCAGGTTCAGTTCTAGCCTTGTCCGCCCCTTTCAGGGCGCACTTCGTTGAAGAGCCATGCTGCACGACACCCAAGCTTTTCCTACTGCCAGTTTAAAGGGGCAGCCCCCGCCAGCTCACCTCCCAGGCTATTTgcaggaagaaggctgtgcaGGTTTAAGTAAGGGTTGAGAGGAATCTTGAAGTCTTTGGGCGGCTCCCCCAGCAGCGAGACCTAGGAGAGAAGGAGTCCCGGGGATTAGTGCGGCCCCGAGGCAGGCCGCTCGGAGGAGCGTCAGGAGGACAGGAAAACGCACAGGCCGTTCAGACTCCTGCCGGCCGCTACGTTGCTTTGCCGGGGACAAGAGGCTGGAAGTGTTACAGACTTAAGGATGCACCGAACAGACTGGGGAGCAGGCAGTATATGGGGAGTGGGAAGCGCTTGTTCTAGGTGGACTTTGAACACAGCTGCTCTTCTTACCCCGTTCTCCATCTGCTTTGGTTTCTGAAGTCCACTGATCACCGATCCCAGGATGGAGGTGGTGAGGCCCGGCAGGGTTGATGGGGTTCCAGGAGATGGGGTCAGCTGGGACACCTGCGGCCCCATTGCcgagttctctctctctgtccccactGGTCCCTGGAAGGATGCCAGGGGCATGCCCCCCGAAGGCAGGATCGGTGACTTCACGTGCCCCTGTGTCATGTCAGCAGGCAGAGgcccccctggggagaggagatgCCACCGCTTTACAGACCGTCACTCAGCAACCTCTTCCACCCTCCCCTTCGCCCACACGCCCGCATCTGAGCTCGGCGCCCAGACACCTGCTGCTAGGGTTGGGCAGCCTCCTCTGCAGGCCCACGCCAACGGCTTCTACGCCAGAGAGGGCGGAGGGCTCTGACCAACACCCGATAAATCTTAACACACCCCAGGGCTTCCTAAAGGGCTCTGCCCTCCTCCAGGGTTATCTGCAGACCAACACGCCAGTGCTTTAGACCCCCGAGTCAATGCCAGCACAGCAATCTCCAGTGACGCGCATGGCAGCTACTTCTCCATGCGCGAGGCGGCACGGTGAACGGGCAGCGCCCAGGGTGGCAGGAACCGCAAACCCCAGCGTCTGGGATGCGGCACTGCACAGAGAACCGAAGCTGCTCTCACGCgagcggctgcagctctgcccagCATCCAGCACATGCTGCAGGAATCACGACTCCCGAGCAGTCGGCTCGTGCCACAAACCCACAGCGTTACCTGAGGCGAGTTCTCCCAGCAGCGAGCTTCCAGGCTGAGCCGGGGCGGTCGCCAACCCCAAGGTGCCGTGCTGTAGAGAACTGAGAGGAGAGTCCCCCAAGATCCCGGGTTTCTGCAAACAAGAGGCAGGTTAAAGGCCAAGCAGAAGGCACAGCGGGAAACGCGGTTAGTATGAAATACCAGCGGTGCAGCCAAGCAGTGAGAACATTGCAAGAAGCCAACCCAAGCAAATCGGCGCCTACGGTGCCACTCCACTCTAGGCCCTGCACGAGCAGTTCATGCAGGGGGCAGAACCTGCAGCGTACTAGCCTGCCACGCGCTCACTAGCACGTGCACATGAAGAGTTCCCtggagcagcggttctcaaccaggagcacatgtacccctggggcACGCAGGGCTCTGCCAAGGGGTACATCAAtacatctagagatttgcctagttctacagcaagctacataaaaagcactggccaagtcagtacacactaaaatttcatacagtgacttgtTTCTACGGCTCTCTGTGCTATGCACTGAAAGGTAAATACAAGActtattccaattgatttatttgagAATTACATGGTAAAAACGAGGAAGCCAGCCATTTTTCAGTCACCGTGGCCTGCAACACtggtatttttaggtctgattttgtaagccagtcgtgaggtgaaacttggggggtacacaagacagactcctgaaagggggacggtcgttggaaaggttgagagccgctgcCCTAGAGCCCTTGGGCCGGCTGTTTCCAAACCGAGTCGACCCAAGCGCGCTGTaccagggtccacatggacaggtGGTGCCCTGCAGTTACACCGCAGCTTGCCACCCGCTATCGGTTCAGCCAGAAAAGCCCCTTGATGTGCCCTGAAATAATCTGGGCCCTACGCAGTCATGGGCAGGACGTTGGCCCGTCACCCTCACCAGCAGAGCTGGCCATTCCAGAAGAGCAGCGGGTGGGGAGGCCGGGCCAAATCCCCGATGTCCGGTTGCAGCCGGGGGATCTTGTGCTAAGGAGGTGCTGCGATCGCAGTCCAAGCGCACCCCTCCCAGGTAAGCAGGGGTCGGACACAGGAGGCTTTGCACATTTACAGACGGGAGGGGAAGTTGGAGCTTCCCAGGAATGGAAGAGAGGACAGAAGATCTGGCAGTCTGTGCATGCTCAGGGACCCAACGCGCTGCTGCAGAGAGCAGTTCTAGCTAGCGCTTCCCAAGGGAATGGGCTGGAAGCTCAGCTGGCAATGGAGTGATCTCAACACAGCACAACTTGCTAGTGTAAGCTCAGTGCAAGCACTCGCTGGCTCTCTTTTCCCCGGAGAGGGGCACACCACAGCCGCGGCTGGTCGTTCCAGAGCACTATTTCCATTTCAAAGCTCTCCCTGGAGGGGCCGCCAGGGAGACGGGCTGCAGCAATTTCATGGCTCTTTAAACAGACAAACCACTGAAAATAGAACCAGGCTAGTCCCACGCCGCGCCCTCCCCTCTGTCCAGGCCGCTTGCTTCACTAGAACCAAGGGGCCAGCTCAGCTCACCCCGAGGCCTGTGTCACTAACAAACGGAGACATTAACACTGGCCAACAGAACCAACGCTGAGAGGCCCAAACCCGCCAGCCACAAGACCCGCTTGTGCCACTTATTCCACAACACGGAACTCACGGTGCCGCAACGGAATGCGGTCACGGGCCTGGTTGGCACACGCTCTTCCACCGGCAGAAGCCCTGCTTAGGTACCAGCCCATCTGCCTGAAACCCAGTTACCTGAGCCTTACCCATGAGGCAGAGAGGGGCTCCGCTCAGACAGGTACTACCGAGCCCAAAGAGATGACCTGCGACATGCCCACCCCAGAACCCCCTTACAGCCCTACACAGGCCCCTGGATCCAGCCTGGAGCTTGCTTCTGTGGCCGTGCAGTGGCAAGgcaccattgacttccatggcagGAGGGTCGAACCCTAGACCAGCAGTAAGGAGGTGACAGGAGAAAGTGGGACAGGTGGGGGTGTCTGCCCCCCAGGACAGTGCAGCATACACACCGCTCCTTGCTCCGTGTGTCACAACCCAGCCCTAAGGGCAGCGCACGAGTGGAATTCGGAACAGGCCTGAGGGTGCATCTGGCGCTGcgtctccacacacacacacacacacacacacacacacacaggaagccCTCTACCACTCACGTGGAGTACGGCCTGGTTCTCCTTGTTCTGCAGCAGCTGCGCCCACACCTGGTTCTGCAGTAACAGGGAGCTCCCAAGCAATGCCTTCTGGGGCAGAGAGCAAAGCAAAGACAGACAGACCAGAAAGACAGATCACTTCATGAACCAGGGAGGCTAAAGGAGCAGATGTTAGCTAAGAACAGCTGGAGTCTGCATTAAGCCAGCCTCCAAATGCTCAGATTGACAACAGCCgctctggggaggtgggggacgCCGTCAGGAGCAAAACCAGTTCATGAGGGTGAAAGAGAGCGAGGCAAACAGACAGGAAAGTGTAAGGGGGCACTGCAGGGCGCCACTGACAGAGATGGCAAAGAGTTTGGATTCAGTTCTCCAGCTGTAGGTTTGGCGGGCAAGGGCTCAAGGCCAACGTTTTCGGAAAGTCACTCAGTGTGTCTGTGTGCGGGTGCACACGCATGAGAGAGATTTGTGTACCTGACCAGAGTTATGGGAAGAGTCAGGCCCAAGGGCATCTCAAACTGGGCAcacaacataagaacagccacactgggtcagaccaaaggtccatccaacccagtgtcctgtcttccgacagtggccaatgccaggtgccccagagggagtgaacctaacaggtaatgatcaagtgatctctctcctgccagccatctccactctctgacaaacagaggctagggacaccattccttacccatcctggctaatagccattaatggacttaacctccatgaatttatctagttctcttttaaaccctgttatagtcctagccttcacaacctcctcaggcaaggagttccacaggttgactgtgcgctgcgtgaagaagaacttccttttatttgttttaaacctgctgcccattcatttcatttggtggcccctagttcttgtatgaTGGGAACAAAtacaataacttttccttattcactttctccacgtcactcatgattttatagacctctatcatatcctccctcagtctcctcttttccaagctgaagagtcctagcctctttaatctctcctcatatgggacccgttccaaacccctaatcgttttagttgcccttttctgaaccttttctagtgccagtatatcttttttgagatgagactaccacatctgtacgcagtattcaagatgtgggcgtaccatggatttatataagggcaataagatattctccatcttattctctatccctttttgaatgattcctaacatcctgtttacttttttgactgccgctgcacgctgcgtggacgtcttcagagaactactcacgatgactccaagatctctttcctgattagtggtagctaaattagccccccatcatattgtacgtatagttggggttattttttccagtgtgcattactttacatttatccacatgaaatttcatttgccattttgttgcccaatcacttagttttgtgagatctttttgaagatcttcacagtctgctttggtcttaactgtcttgagcagtttagtatcgtccgcaaactttgccacgtcactgtttacccctttctccagatcatttatgaataagttgaataggattggtcctaggactgacccttggggaacaccactagttacccctctccatcctgaaaatttaccatttattcctaccctttgttccctgtcttttaaccagttggaTTCAGTGGCCACTTCTGAAAGTCTGGCTGTTATTCAGCTTCTACTTTCACAGAAGGGCCTGTTtataactgggggaggggggggtgaaaTTTCACCCCACTCCCCTGAAGCGGGATGTAGCTAGAAAGGAGGGACAGCCCCATGGTTAAAGCACTGCTCAGCCGCAGAAGAGCTTGGTTCTACTCCTGGCTGCAGCAGACTCACGGAAGACAATTTGTGCCTGGGTTCCCCAACCTCCCACCTCCTAGGGGTGCCGTGAGAATAGATTTGCTAGTGTTCTTGGGGTGCTCAATTGCTCGAGTGACGGGAGCAATAGAAATACAGAGACAAGCACCAGAAATTCTTAAGTCTGAAGCAGACTTCCAGGAGTGTCTTGTGCGAGTACCTGCTGTGCTTGCGTTTGGTTCTGCAGAGctagctgaagaagagctgtggagAGGGCTGGGTTGGTCATGAGCGGCATGGACGGGGGGGCCCCCAGGATTCctgggaagaaaaaggaaaagaccATTTTGGTACTGGCTGCCAAGACACGGACAGGGCTGACTCTCGCATGGAGGATGGCGGCACAGGCCCTCTAGCAACACGGCATTGGCCACAGCGGGGCAGAATGCCTTGTTCCCACCTCCGCcttgctctgcatggctcccccAAGTGACACGATCCCTGGGCTAGCACCATGCAAACACAAACAGGGAGTCACGTGTGCGCCGTGGCAGCGCTGCCAGCAGAGCGGAGAATTCGAGCAGGCCCCGGACGAAACGGGAACGAGCCTGGAAGCGTCAAACCCCTGGGCTCCTTCGCAGCGTACTTAGCTCAACAGGAGAAtgtggctggctgctggccaGCCTCTCTGGAGCCCCACAGAGCGTTACAAGCCTGGGCTTGCTACGGCCTAGCTGAACAGGCTCAGCCTCGAGCCCGCTCTCTGCTCCCAGCCACGGTCGGTCGTTTTCCTTCTTATGAAGGAGCAGCGCAGTCACCCAGCTCTAGAGCGACTGTGACCATCGGTACAAACCTCCACCTGCTCCCGCGGTTAGAGAAGAGTCAGCACAGAGGGAATCTAGCTGTCTGGGGAGCTTTGGGCAGCACTCGCAGTACCCCATGGGCCCTGTTCCCTACAACAGGGACACCAGGGCTGTAGCACCACCGTTACTCATTCTTACCCTGTTTTCCACCAACGGCTCCGTGAAGTAGGGGGTTGAGTAAGAGCTGGATCGAAGCGGGGTTCCCCAGGCTGTTAAGAATCTGAAGGATATTTG encodes the following:
- the RAVER1 gene encoding ribonucleoprotein PTB-binding 1 isoform X3, producing the protein MAVVSVSGAASVPSPEPPGLEPGLGPDRVPEEELPSLDPAEVRSRLERSSHQFRNRRKVLIRGLPGDVTNQEVHDLLSDYELKYCFVDKYKGTAFVTLLNGEQAESAIQKFHLSQLRDKEISVQLQPTDALLCIANLPQLYTQQQFEELVRPFGNLERCFLVYSEKTGHSKGYGFVEYMKKDSAARAKSELLGKQLGTRTLYVHWTDVNQLTVDLVHSKCLCVGKLPPNYSDLEELRQVFSAVSAPTFCQLAYGQDGQLKGFAVLEYESAEIAEMVQQATDGLPLAGNHVRVSFCAPGPPGRSMLAALIAAQATALNRGKGLLPEPNILQILNSLGNPASIQLLLNPLLHGAVGGKQGILGAPPSMPLMTNPALSTALLQLALQNQTQAQQKPGILGDSPLSSLQHGTLGLATAPAQPGSSLLGELASGGPLPADMTQGHVKSPILPSGGMPLASFQGPVGTERENSAMGPQVSQLTPSPGTPSTLPGLTTSILGSVISGLQKPKQMENGVSLLGEPPKDFKIPLNPYLNLHSLLPANSLGGGANKAFNLKAGVLGNVSNPRIPQPAMADPSLPSPGLAGDNYAFDYQPDLGSRMYAQSRDHAGPILGGFGHSRHKMSSSPGFERSSLGPPLPPFYSGSPTSYFTSGLQAGLKQSHLNKAVGMPPVGTGDNILGLGPNSHPHGSHSKTPIGGQKRAFSHLLPSPEPSPEGGYVGQHSQGLGGHYADSYLKRKRIF
- the RAVER1 gene encoding ribonucleoprotein PTB-binding 1 isoform X2, whose translation is MAVVSVSGAASVPSPEPPGLEPGLGPDRVPEEELPSLDPAEVRSRLERSSHQFRNRRKVLIRGLPGDVTNQEVHDLLSDYELKYCFVDKYKGTAFVTLLNGEQAESAIQKFHLSQLRDKEISVQLQPTDALLCIANLPQLYTQQQFEELVRPFGNLERCFLVYSEKTGHSKGYGFVEYMKKDSAARAKSELLGKQLGTRTLYVHWTDVNQLTVDLVHSKCLCVGKLPPNYSDLEELRQVFSAVSAPTFCQLAYGQDGQLKGFAVLEYESAEIAEMVQQATDGLPLAGNHVRVSFCAPGPPGRSMLAALIAAQATALNRGKGLLPEPNILQILNSLGNPASIQLLLNPLLHGAVGGKQGILGAPPSMPLMTNPALSTALLQLALQNQTQAQQALLGSSLLLQNQVWAQLLQNKENQAVLHKPGILGDSPLSSLQHGTLGLATAPAQPGSSLLGELASGGPLPADMTQGHVKSPILPSGGMPLASFQGPVGTERENSAMGPQVSQLTPSPGTPSTLPGLTTSILGSVISGLQKPKQMENGVSLLGEPPKDFKIPLNPYLNLHSLLPANSLGGGANKAFNLKAGVLGNVSNPRIPQPAMADPSLPSPGLAGDNYAFDYQPDLGSRMYAQSRDHAGPILGGFGHSRHKMSSSPGFERSSLGPPLPPFYSGSPTSYFTSGLQAGLKQSHLNKAVGMPPVGTGDNILGLGPNSHPHGSHSKTPIGGQKRAFSHLLPSPEPSPEGGYVGQHSQGLGGHYADSYLKRKRIF
- the RAVER1 gene encoding ribonucleoprotein PTB-binding 1 isoform X1 produces the protein MAVVSVSGAASVPSPEPPGLEPGLGPDRVPEEELPSLDPAEVRSRLERSSHQFRNRRKVLIRGLPGDVTNQEVHDLLSDYELKYCFVDKYKGTAFVTLLNGEQAESAIQKFHLSQLRDKEISVQLQPTDALLCIANLPQLYTQQQFEELVRPFGNLERCFLVYSEKTGHSKGYGFVEYMKKDSAARAKSELLGKQLGTRTLYVHWTDVNQLTVDLVHSKCLCVGKLPPNYSDLEELRQVFSAVSAPTFCQLAYGQDGQLKGFAVLEYESAEIAEMVQQATDGLPLAGNHVRVSFCAPGPPGRSMLAALIAAQATALNRGKGLLPEPNILQILNSLGNPASIQLLLNPLLHGAVGGKQGILGAPPSMPLMTNPALSTALLQLALQNQTQAQQKALLGSSLLLQNQVWAQLLQNKENQAVLHKPGILGDSPLSSLQHGTLGLATAPAQPGSSLLGELASGGPLPADMTQGHVKSPILPSGGMPLASFQGPVGTERENSAMGPQVSQLTPSPGTPSTLPGLTTSILGSVISGLQKPKQMENGVSLLGEPPKDFKIPLNPYLNLHSLLPANSLGGGANKAFNLKAGVLGNVSNPRIPQPAMADPSLPSPGLAGDNYAFDYQPDLGSRMYAQSRDHAGPILGGFGHSRHKMSSSPGFERSSLGPPLPPFYSGSPTSYFTSGLQAGLKQSHLNKAVGMPPVGTGDNILGLGPNSHPHGSHSKTPIGGQKRAFSHLLPSPEPSPEGGYVGQHSQGLGGHYADSYLKRKRIF